Genomic DNA from Melopsittacus undulatus isolate bMelUnd1 chromosome 2, bMelUnd1.mat.Z, whole genome shotgun sequence:
ctggatgATATGGAGGTAACTGAGTGAAATATAACAGTTGATGATGTACAGGTAGCCTGATTAAAATCAGAAGGTTCAGTTTAAGGCTCTTGTGGACTAAAACTCAGTGGTTCTCCTGTATGCTGAGCTGGCTTAAGACTTCTAGAACAAGTTGTAGCATCATTCAGAAACCTGACTAGATGTGTTCCCACAGGAAACGAGGTGATTGCAGTGGACTGGAAAGGACTGAAAGATGTGGACCAAATCAATATGGACAGCACCAGTTCACTGCATGGCAGCAGCTTCCATCGAGCTTCCACTGAGGTGAGAGCCTGTCCCACTCCCAGTTACCCATGGGGACTGGGAAGTTTCAGTTCTTTCTGAGCTCAGAAATGGGTGTTGTGCATTActggggcagcctgggggaGGACCAGAGCACCACCATGCACTCAAGGATCAGACTTTCATATCCGTGCAGTTTGGCTGGCACTGAATAGAGTTGAGTCACTCCCTTCACAATATCCACAGTAAGAATGTGCAAATGAAAGTgcttttaaccactcacagctgaaGTGGAACAGAACATGGGAAAACTGTGGCAGGTCTGACAAGCCTGTAGGTCTGCAGTCCTTGAATAAAGGCTTCATTGAAATGTCCAGCACAATGTCTGCCCCAGCTTCCTCAGTACAGCTAAAGTCTGCTGAAGAAACACAGTTGTATCCATTCTGATTTTAGGGATGCACCCCCTAGTAACTCGCTGCCAACTGATTTACCACACAGCATCTCAAGGGCTGATTCATTTGCTGTTCTGAATTACTGCAGCTTCTTCAATGTCAGATACCTGAATTTTCAGCTCTGTAAGGCTCAGGGTATGCAATCATGATGAATAAAAAGGTCAAACCTATTCTAAGCACATAGTATTTGAGGAATCACAAATGACATTCGCAAATAGCATGAGCAAATAACACACAATTTGTAAAACTTTTCAAAATGCTAATGTatagatatttttgtttccttattatTCCTTGGCTCAACCTTGTATGGAAAATTCAGTCTAATCAAATGCAAATCTGGGAATCAATGAACATAAACTATACCTCAGTGAACATTTAATGTGAGTGTGTACCATAGGTGTAGCTGATTAATCTAAATGTTCCTGAGCATCCACATCCCCAAAGCCAAGATGCTGAGAGCCTCCCAGCTGAAGGAAATGCACTATGAATTGGTGCTGTAATGACTGATAGATGAAATGGATCTAGTCTGTGTAGGGAAAATGTGTCAGGATGGACAAACCGaaatacaagagaaaataatgcCATCAGAAGTAAGCCTGTAACTTCCTGTATTATACTCAAAATACACAGGTGGTTTAGCTCCTCCTTGTGTCAGCCTCAAAGTGATGCATCTTGATGTTTGCAACTTGTTTGTTACATTAACATGATCTCATTCTGTGCTTTCTTTAGCAAACACGGACAGATTTTTCCTGGGATGGTATCAATGTGAGTACATGCCACACTACTGTTCACTTTTCTAGCCATAGGAAGACCAGGATTTGTCTGCCATTGGGTACAGTGGAGAGCAGCAtggaaacatagaatcatagtcagggttggaaaagaccttaagagCCACTGAAATTCAGGGAATTGTCTGGAACTTGGAGAATGGTGATGAATTCTTGTTATCCTCTGGGTCTTTTGCTGTCTGGAAGGCATTTAGGTCTGCAGGTGACTATGAGATTGCCTTGGTCCTCTTTGGGACTAACGTGTGTCATTTTGTAGGTTTATCTTTGAGATTTAGGGGCACTAATAGATAAAAATGGGGTCTGTCCAGCATGTTTAAAAGAATCAGGGCTCTTTGCTTAAAGCATCATTTGATCTTCTCCAGGATGTGGGGAGAAAAGCATCCCTCATTTTCAACTGTAAAAGAATTCTTAATGTCCCCTGAAGGAGATGCTCATTACCAGCTAACTCTGGTGAGcaagcagaagaagaaacaagcaaacatttaaataaCACATATTTTGCTCTTAATACCTATgccatgaaagaaaatatgactTTATGTGATTCATTTTCACTAATGTAAAAGCACCATCTGAAAAGTGAAATCATGTGTCTTAATGCCACCAAACTATTTGTTATGCTCAGGAGAAAACATAAACTAGCTTGATCGTTTTTTACTCTTGGAAAGGCAGGATTAGAAGCTCCATTTTTGGTAGTCATGGCTGTCATTTTCTGGTTCTCTGTGGTTTGCAAGCACTTGTGACACTGAATATCAAGGAATCCCATGTTCGTAACTATCCCTCGGCCTACTGACATCTCTTTCCTTGTGGCACTTATGGCTTGGGATCTTTTGCTTGGAGAAACAGTTTTGTGCAGGAAAAGAATGGTGTATGCACCAACTAGAAGAAATTTGTCAGTTTTTCCTTACTGATGAGGTGAAAACAAGGTACACAAAGTCAGCTCCCATAATGTAGCTCTTTCTCGGTGTGATTTCATAGCTCTTTCTTGGTATCAAAGCTGGTTTATGATTTTTCTTCATTCCCCTTCATTCCTGTGTTTGTGTCACAACTCTCCACCCTCATAGTGGTAGATACGTTCTGCAATGGGTGGATTCTGAACAGCAGTGCCCAAGCAGGAATGACCAGCTTCATCCCTAAAGGAAATGTACCATGGAACAGGGCTGTGTTCTCACCTTTTACTGTTCTTCCCCTGCTTCCTGAGCTCTTAAGCTCACACGTTACACACAGACATTCCTAGCTTCAAAGTTAAGGGGTGCCTTAGCTGCTGCATTTACACTCAGTTTCCAGAGCAACTCTTTATGTGCAATGCCTGGCATCTCTGAAGAAACCTGGTGAGGGATTGTGTTTTATGATGATGTTTGCAAATGCTGCCTGTCCCAATAGTTTCCTATCCTTGTTATTCAGGGACTGAGGATGAACATAGAGAAGAGAGTAAAGGGAATTAAGCAGAGCTGTAGACCTCATTTCTTTACAGGTAGTTGTAGGTGCTCAAAACAGGACGCATTGCTCCTACAGTCACATTAATTGTATAAGATCAtatgagaagaaataaaaccccaaagtaacataaaaattaatatgtCTAGTATGATGCATTACTGTGTCATGACTATCACAGTGTCAGCTCCCCAGTTTAAGTTCCCTGAATTATCCCTCAGCCACATCTCACATCTTTAACAGAGTTGGGAACAGTGCAGCATGTCTATAGAGGACTGGCAGCAGCCAAAGGAAGCTCCTCACTGACTGCTTCTGCATCTCCCACTGACCTTGCCTCACTCAGTCCCAATGCAATATCCAGTCCTGCTTAAACAGTCTctaatttttccttcccttcttttgttcttttgccTATTTCTTGCTTCTCCTCCACATCTTCCCCTTACCTTCTGGAGTCCTTGTACTTATTTCTCACTTAAATTTGgttcctcttctcctttctgtacGTAATTTTCcttattctctctcttttcagctCTCCATGGAAGATACGACCTCCATCCTTCCCAAACTGAAGCGCAACTCTAATGCTTATGGGATTGGGGCTTTGGCTAAATCATCTTTCTCTGGTGAGGTCCTCAAAATGTGGGTTTATCCTTGGCAGCCTTTGTGCTTCTTCACATATCCCTCTGTTGCTCTCCCACCTGCTCCTTTCTGAGTCTTGCCTTTTTGAGGCCTTAGAGGAATATCCCTTGCTATGGTCCTAGATACAGAAATCTCTTAGTTGTTGCCCTTTCAAAGAGCAGCTTTGTCTGATTCCTGTCAGCTTTGCACCATGAACCCCAGCTCAGACATCTTCAATTGCTTACCCTCAAACAGCCTTGGGATTAACCccatgttttatttctcagtttgtTCACTTCCAGGCTTCATCCTTCATGCCCAAATCTGTCCTAAATGGATTCTAGGCAAGGAAGGAAATTGTCTTTCATATTTGGGgtttcccttttccctccttctAAGGAAAGATGGAGAGTGATTCAGTGAAAGGTGGGAGACCCCAACCCCAGGCATGAACCCTGtcaggaaaggaggggagaaacTCCACTTCCATGTGTGGCAGACATCCCTGGAGCTGTGTAATAGCCCCTGCTTGTTTTCTAACGTCTGGCCCCTTAGGGATATCTCGCAGCATGAAGGACCATGTCACAAAGCCAACAGCTATGGGCCAAGGCCGGGTGGCTCACATGATTGAATGGCAAGGCTGGGGCAAAGGtagcagccagcagcagcagcacacgcATGAGACAGCACGCAAAGACGCTGATGCCTACTCAGACCTGAGTGATGGGGAAAAGGAAGCTCGGTTCCTTGCAGGTAGCACTAACTTCTTGGCATGTGGGTTGGGTTGGTTGGGATCTCCCAGTGCAGAAACCTTGAGAGACCAAAGTGTAGGAGTCTAGAGCCTGTGGATAGTTCACATGGCTGAAGGAGAGAGGCTGTGGTTGGGGTATTGCCAATGGAATGCAGAGGTGGAGAGGGTGAGGGCCAATTGTGGGTGATGGGTGTTGCTGAGGTAGGATGGGACATGCTGAGTGGGACAGTGTGAAGAGATGAGATTAAAGAGTGTGATGAGAAGTAGAGGCTTTCACAcatccctgcttcccctccctGTCTCCTTTGGCACAGGAGTGATGGAACAGTTTGCTATCTCTGAGGCAACGCTCATGGCCTGGTCCTCCATGGATGGGGAGGATGTGAGTGTAAACTCAAACCAGGAGAACCCAGCAGGCAACTACTCTGAGAACTATCAAGAACTAATGGAGAGCCAAGGTGAGCTCTGGTGCCTCTTGCTGGTCTTGAacaccccttccctcctcttgttttcatattGCCCTGTTTCGCTCTACTCTGTTTTATTCTGTAGCCTCAATTGTTGTGATTCGGATATAGCAGAGGCATCACCTATTTGTGGAGCTGTCCAAGGAATCTAATATTAATAGGGAGGCTCCAAAGTCCAgttcctttgccttttttggGCACAACTGTGGAAAGCTGCCAGTTCTTGCAGTCAATTGTGGGTATAACCAAGTTCATCTGCCTACTGCCTAGAAGtgacttttcctctcctctaaAGGATTTATCTACCCCGTACAATACAGTGTCATGCACAGGCACATAAGCTACCTGTATAAGCCAGCTTGGCTTAGACAAAGTGTCTAACTgtgttctttctctccctcactTGCAGAGCATATGGCCCAGACGCAGTATGATAGTTGGCCTCATTCCTACGTCTCACAGGGCATGTATTGCTTAGGTTCATCCGATGCCTGGGAGACCAGTGACCAGTCCCTCATTGCTTCCCCAGCAACTGCCTCCTACTTAGGCCAGAATTTTGATGAATCCCAGACAAAccttcaggaaagcattttgatccagagcagccttctccagcagcagcagctgcagcaacagcGGCAGGAGCAGAACTTCATCCAGAGCACAGGGCTGGTCCACGTGTGGCCCCTGCAGACTGCTCAGTGTGGGGCAGAGTCCATGGAGGACCACATTGAGGATGAAGGGAACCCAcagctggagaaggctcctCTCCTAAACAAGAAGCCGTCTCCAGAGGAGGATGATGCAGTGTGCCGGGACCTGGAATCTCTGTCTCCTCGAGAGGAGATGGAACATGCTGCACTGAGCCGCAAAGTCTCAGATGTCACCTCCTCTGGGGTGCAGTCCTTTGATGAGGAAGAGGGGGAAACAAACAACTGATGCTTTCTGGGAGCTTCTCATCGCTGCTGAACCAAGAAAGGGGTGGCAAGGGATGAAATCACAGGGATTCTCCAGCTCCCCACACTTCTGAGCAGACACATGTTCCCTTCCTGacattgaattatttttttaaccaagaGGAAAATCTCAACGTGATTGACACATGAagacctttccttcccctctaccATGGACACACCATGTTGGTTTTCATTGCTCATGTGAGGTGCTTGGAGAGGTCTGGATTGGTAAAtaatttctaaacctttttaaTACAAAGTCTTGGCTGTGGATACAAACTCTTCTGGTACTGGGGATGTTGCTGATGAAACAGACATGGTAtagagagcagctgtgtggctAGAATCCGTCTTGGCAGAATGGATGTTGCTCTGTGGACATGGTCCCCTTTGCTAGAATATATGAGTATAAACTGGTTTAAAATGAAGATATGGCTTTACAAATATAGATTGCACTAGTATTTTGATTGTGGCTCATACAGAGGATAAGGCTGTATTTGATACAGGCTGTACTGAGAGGAAAGATTCGCTGGGTAACCAGATCCTCAATAGCACCTTGATATGAAATTGTAGGTTCGATGGATACAAACTGCGCTCTGTGGGCACGGGTTGTGCTGCAGTACAGATGTTGTAGCTGTGTGCGCATGGCTCTGCTGTGGCATGGAAGAATGGATGCAGATATGAATCTAACCCTGCTCTCAGATATCTGTGCTTTGGtctctttcatttatttgttccTTTCCTTGAGATTCCTGCcttcccaggagctgcaggagccatgTATCCTTTTGGCATTGGGCACTTGATGCCAGTGGGAAGGATGTTTTCAGCTATGGAGACAGTCATAAAACCTGAGTCTTGCAGGGGCTTGAGAACATGTCCAgcttggtgctgctgctgttgtatcCCTCTGTCTTTTCCCTTATCAGCACTATGGGGAGACCTAGAGCATAGGCAGCAGATCCAGGAGCAGTGTGTACAGCTATGAGATCACAGATACCCAGTTTACATTGgaattttctgttttggggttttttttaacctttttataTTGCTGCATAAGTGTTCCTAACAAGTTAATAGTGGGAATGACCTGTACTCCGGTCATCACGTAATAGAGATACTGCACCTTTCCCATTTCTGCCTATCCACTGCAGTGCCAAATATAGTTGGAAGAAAAAGGGGCGAGATGAAGTTTTCTCCtcctatttatttcttcttcctgctgtattttcttctttcattttccttccctcaaGCAATATAAATAATGCTCAGTACTTGGtctgtttttcccttctgtctcatttttagGACTGGAGAGAGCTGATTTCAGCTGTTTTACCTATTTGTACAGGTTCTATTTTTGGTTGTTGTTAAAAAATAAGGTTCACGGACCAGGGGGAATTTGGTCTCTTGGAATTCCTTGCCATGTTTCTACAGACCTCCTTTTGAGGGAGAGgggttttgaaaggaaatggaaagagtGATCTCCTTTTGAGCtctcagcagaaaacaaacaggggTAAAAGCAACCTAAAGAAATGTACAAGCTATCGATTGTGCAGGAGGAGTGAACAGAACCAGCAGAAATTAACCAAGTGCTGAGTTTTAACTGCAATACCACTCGTAAGGAAGCATCAGCGAAACATGGGTTCAGAGCAGAGCTAGATCTGATGAGCTAGGGAAAGGGAATTTGCCTGGGCACTGCCATACTGTCCCAGGGGCAACCCTTTCTCACTCACACTGACTCATATCTACTCTGTTTAATTCATGACACATTTGTCTGTTCTTTGCCTCCTCTTCAGGCTTTGTGCATTGTTTGGATGACAGGGGAGTGCTATGTGCTGCTTCCCTGGTTCAGGTTTAGTCCCAGTGTATTTGCCAGGAACAATGTCAAAGGAGAATATAATGTGCCTGAAGTAATACCATCAAGTGTCAGAATTCAGACAGCTCCTAGCAAGCAAAGCAGATGATATCCAGGAACTATGAAAAGTACGAATAGGACTCTCAGGTACAACTTTACCCCACTCAGCTTTTTCCCCACTTACACAGGCAGCTGCATGAAGAGGGTCTCCTCTGTGAACACCCAAGTCTTTCCAGCCAAGTCCACTTAAGCGGCTCTGTCTTCCCTCGTGGTTCCACCTCTAAAAGGAAAGACATTTGGGATGTTTTAAGCATGACTGGTAATTTGGTGTAGGTGAGAGATAAAGGGTCAGTGCTAGCTCATTGTCCTGAAGTGGTTTGGGTCTAGCCATGGAGCAGGACCTAGGAAATCCCAGTAGCCAGATCAAGAAGGGACAAGTGCCAAGAGCACCTCAGCAGATGACAAATGAATAAGTGTTAACTTTTCCTTATTTATGATTTATTTAAGGCTTCAGGTGAACAAAAATGTTCAGCATGTTCCTTTATGGGAGAAGACTTAGGTGGcttcttgcttttttcctccaaaccATTTTGTTCTCATGTGCCTCTCCAGGACCAATCTGGATGTTCATAGTAGCTTTCAGAGTAGCTTCTAATGATCCCTCTGTGTTGTTTAGGGGACAAGTGGGTCAACTTGTCCATGACTTCTTTTAATGTGGCCACGTGTGGTACATTTACTAAGATGCCCGATTGATGTCTATAAGATGTACATCATCTCCATACAAGGCAGTGACAGGGAATTAGCCACATGGGAAAAAGTGTGGGGAAACAAAATTACCTTATAGAAGATTCTATGGAATTCAATAGGAGGACAAAACCTATTTGTAGAGTTTTCTAACCTCTGTGGAATGGGATAGAAAATTATACCCTGCTGTATAATTCTGTAACATGGTCTCTGGATACCTGTAGATAGGCTATCATCCAGACTGGTTTGAACACTACTCTCTATAAACATCTTTCAAGCTTACTAAAttctatacatttttttttcataaaggtcttgattttctgtgaaaaatacaatttcagcctttttctggaaaaaaggaaaaaacaaacccctcaaaaaaacctccaaaattaaacaaaaaacaccacaaaactaAAACACCCCCTAGCCCCCCAAAACCCTCACCCAAAAAGGCTGTTTACCATGACCTCTCTGCAGTCATAAGGAGAAATATATCTACACTTGCCATGAGCTTGACTGGAGAGAGCAGGTCTGCCCATCCACACTTGCTACCCAAGTGAGCATCCTGAGCTGAACTGGAAAGGCAGTTTGAATCTCTTTGCAAATGGACAATGGTTTGTATAACCTGGCCTTTTCTTACGTAACAGACCTGCTGCTTGTGTGTATCCAAGATCAGAGAGAGGGACCTGGAACCTACTGTACATTTCCCAGAAAAGCCATTGTTATTATATAGCTACACCTATTCAAGCATATGGAAGGCACAGGTGCTCTGTGAGCAAAATTTGGCCTGCAGTTCTGTTATCCTGGTGCAGAGGAGTGAGTACAGCCAAATACTCAGAGCCCAAATTATATCTGTGGGGCTGAAAAAGGAAAGGTAAGCTCAGTATCCCTGATCTGCAGTTACTAAGAAACCAAGCCCTGCTGTTCATGTACACAAACCCTTTGTAAAGCAGAGCTGCACAACATAAAAAGGTGAGGTTTTCTTGAAGTAGTGGGGGGAGAAGATTCCCATCCTTCCCCCCAAGCCTTTATCTTCATCAGGAACTAGTTGAAATTACTGTGCTGAACACAAAGGAAGGCTTAAATACAAGTGACCATAACTGAAAAAACCTCACATTCCACTGCAAGCAAATTCTCCCTTATTCCTTTTCCCATGATTGCTCATATCTGACAAGTTACACTATTTCATcaggttttctttcatataaATCTTAAGCTTTCCTTACAAGCCTTGTGAGTTCTCTTCAACTCCATTACTTTAGGCTCTGGGGTGGAAAAGTCAGTCTGCTCCTTTCAGTTTCTATGCCTCTAAATCATCTGCTTCCAGGAAGCTGCTGACAAGTCACACACTTGCTTTTCCCCCTTAAAAACTTTGACATCCCCTTTCCTGATAAGATTGCAGCAGAGAACAGGGTTTATCCATACCTCAGATCAAGCAGTAAGCTCCTATAAAGAAGGCAGCTCTCTGTCCTGCTTGTGCCCACCTTCCATCTGTAATTCTGGTGCAAATACTGGTGCACAGCTGACCCCACAGCAAACCAATGCACTTTTAGCTTACCATTAAAGTGAAGTGGGAACAGCTGTGAGCAGAGGG
This window encodes:
- the FAM131B gene encoding protein FAM131B; the encoded protein is MGCIGSRTVGNEVIAVDWKGLKDVDQINMDSTSSLHGSSFHRASTEQTRTDFSWDGINLSMEDTTSILPKLKRNSNAYGIGALAKSSFSGISRSMKDHVTKPTAMGQGRVAHMIEWQGWGKGSSQQQQHTHETARKDADAYSDLSDGEKEARFLAGVMEQFAISEATLMAWSSMDGEDVSVNSNQENPAGNYSENYQELMESQEHMAQTQYDSWPHSYVSQGMYCLGSSDAWETSDQSLIASPATASYLGQNFDESQTNLQESILIQSSLLQQQQLQQQRQEQNFIQSTGLVHVWPLQTAQCGAESMEDHIEDEGNPQLEKAPLLNKKPSPEEDDAVCRDLESLSPREEMEHAALSRKVSDVTSSGVQSFDEEEGETNN